The sequence GGACACCGGCGAGGCCCTCGCCATCGTGCGGCGCCTGATGGCGGCGCTGCCCTCCGGCAGCCATCTGGTGCTCACCCACCCCACCACCGACGCCGAGGTGGGCGGCGCGGGCAATGTCGCCGCGATGGAGTTCTGGAACGCCCACGCCACCCCGCCGATCACCGCCCGCAGCCGCGCCGAGATCGCCTCCTTCCTGCTGGACGCCGAGGGCCTCGTCCTGGTGGAGCCGGGCCTGGTGCCCTGCTCCCAGTGGCGTGCCGGGCCGGGCGCCGCGCCGGTCCCGCAGTTCGGCGCGGTCGCCGTGAAGCGCTGACATCCGCGCGGCGGATCTCGGCGCGCCCCCCTGGGAAGCGAACCCGAAGACACTCCCCCACCTGAACCGAAGCCCCTCTCCTACCTGAACCGACTGCCCCCACCGGGCCCCGCCCGCAAAGGACACGTATGACCACTCTCGCCGACCCCGTGCCCGGCGGCCGTCCCGCCGATCTGCGTCGGGTCGCCGCGCTCACCGCCACGCTGGCCGCGCAGGACGTGCGCGGCATCGTCCTGGCGTATGTGGACACGGCGGGCGTCACCCGGGTGAAGACCGTCCCCACGGCCCGGCTGGAGGCCGCCGTCTCCTGGGGCGTCGGGATGTCCCCGGTGTTCGACACCTTCCTGGCCGACGACTCGATCGTCAGCACCGAGGTGCTCGGCTCCCCCGACGGCGACCTGAGGCTCTACCCCGACCTGGACCAGCTGGTGGCGCTGGCCGGGCAGCCCGGCTGGGCGTGGGCGCCGGTGGACCGGATCACCCAGGAGGGCGAGCGGCACCCCGGCTGCGCCCGTACCTTCCTGCGCCGCATGGTCACCGAGGCGGCCGAGCGGCACGGGCTCGTCTTCAAGGCGGCCTTCGAGATCGAGTGGGCCCTCGGGCTCGGTTCGGCGCCCGCCGGGGAGTTCGTGCCGGCGGTGTCCGGACCGGCGTACGGCGCGATCCGCCAGGTGGAGCTGGGCGACCTGCTCGCCGATCTGCTGGGCGCGCTCGACGCCCAGGGCGTGGCCGTCGACCAGGTCCATCCCGAGTACGCGGCCGGGCAGTTCGAGCTGTCGGCGGGCGCCCTGGACCCGGTGGCGGCGGCCGACCGCAGTGTGCTGGTGCGCCAGACGATCCGGGCCGTCGCCCAGCGGCACGGGCTGCGGGTGTCGTTCTCCCCC is a genomic window of Streptomyces sp. WP-1 containing:
- a CDS encoding glutamine synthetase family protein translates to MTTLADPVPGGRPADLRRVAALTATLAAQDVRGIVLAYVDTAGVTRVKTVPTARLEAAVSWGVGMSPVFDTFLADDSIVSTEVLGSPDGDLRLYPDLDQLVALAGQPGWAWAPVDRITQEGERHPGCARTFLRRMVTEAAERHGLVFKAAFEIEWALGLGSAPAGEFVPAVSGPAYGAIRQVELGDLLADLLGALDAQGVAVDQVHPEYAAGQFELSAGALDPVAAADRSVLVRQTIRAVAQRHGLRVSFSPAVLAGSVGNGGHVHLSCWRDGANLHAGGERRYGLTPDAESFAAGILAHLPALTAINAPSPASYLRLRPSQWAGVFTAWGRETREAALRLVTGSAGRQRQEANLEVKPVDLAANPYLTLGCLIAAGLDGLAAGRPLPEEITGDPARYDADEAAKLGVRRLPTTLAGAVTEFRADDVLRAALGPVLADAVSAVRLGEVAAVEGLDDERVAAAYRWAY